A section of the Paenibacillus odorifer genome encodes:
- a CDS encoding ammonium transporter, with product MKKKWLMMLLAMITLMIYPVSAFAADGPTNVDLQVGLDTAFTFLAFILVFFMQAGFAMLEAGSVRMKNAGHVAGKTVLTLAIASLCFWAIGFGLGFGNGNGFFGTTGFLYGGDSTAASFESLAFSDVTLNVKFLFQMAFAAVSLAIVSGGMAERAKLSVYIIFGILFSVVIYPVVAHWVWGGGWLAELGMQDYAGSTVVHLTGATAAVVATILLKPRLGKFNKEGKPVIIPGHNQVFTVLGVIILWFGWFGFNPGSALSPMGGFFGHVALTTNIAAAAGGLAALIASWLYFGKSDIPAMLNGVLAALVAITGACAFVDPWAAIIIGFVAGAFTFMTSQWLERAGLDDPIYAFSVHGIAGMWGAVSTGLFAVPELITKGGLVGEAGLFYGGGFHQLGVQVLGVVGTFVFVAVLSFIILYVMKVTIGLRVTEEEELMGLDISEHGTYGYPEQMKLIADSESKTLKQ from the coding sequence ATGAAAAAGAAATGGTTGATGATGTTACTGGCCATGATTACACTGATGATTTATCCGGTAAGTGCTTTTGCAGCGGATGGTCCGACGAACGTTGACTTACAAGTCGGATTGGACACAGCGTTTACCTTCCTGGCATTCATTTTAGTATTCTTTATGCAAGCAGGGTTTGCAATGCTCGAAGCGGGTTCGGTTCGGATGAAGAATGCAGGGCACGTAGCAGGTAAGACAGTACTTACCCTGGCTATCGCAAGTCTTTGCTTCTGGGCTATCGGCTTTGGACTTGGTTTCGGTAACGGCAATGGCTTCTTCGGTACTACAGGCTTCTTGTACGGAGGAGATTCAACCGCAGCTTCTTTTGAATCACTTGCATTTTCTGATGTTACTTTAAATGTTAAATTCTTATTCCAAATGGCCTTTGCAGCAGTTTCCTTGGCTATCGTATCTGGTGGTATGGCAGAACGTGCGAAGCTAAGTGTGTATATCATTTTCGGAATTTTGTTCTCCGTCGTAATTTATCCAGTTGTAGCTCACTGGGTATGGGGCGGTGGCTGGTTGGCTGAGCTGGGAATGCAAGATTATGCAGGTTCCACAGTTGTCCATCTTACAGGTGCAACGGCAGCAGTGGTAGCAACCATATTGCTTAAGCCTCGGCTTGGTAAGTTTAATAAAGAAGGAAAACCAGTGATTATTCCAGGTCATAACCAAGTATTTACTGTACTCGGTGTTATTATCCTCTGGTTTGGTTGGTTCGGATTCAATCCAGGTAGTGCTTTGTCCCCAATGGGCGGTTTCTTCGGTCACGTAGCCCTAACAACGAACATCGCAGCAGCAGCAGGTGGTTTGGCGGCATTGATTGCTTCTTGGTTGTACTTTGGTAAGTCTGATATTCCAGCAATGCTGAATGGTGTTCTGGCTGCATTGGTTGCAATCACAGGAGCGTGTGCTTTCGTTGATCCATGGGCAGCAATCATTATTGGTTTTGTAGCCGGTGCTTTTACATTCATGACTTCCCAATGGCTGGAACGTGCAGGGCTTGATGATCCAATCTATGCTTTCTCGGTGCATGGTATTGCGGGGATGTGGGGTGCAGTTTCAACGGGTCTGTTCGCTGTACCTGAGCTTATTACTAAAGGCGGCTTGGTAGGTGAAGCTGGGTTGTTCTACGGTGGCGGTTTCCATCAACTAGGGGTTCAAGTGCTGGGTGTGGTAGGAACATTTGTTTTCGTAGCCGTTCTTTCTTTCATCATCTTATATGTAATGAAGGTAACTATCGGACTTCGTGTTACAGAAGAAGAAGAATTGATGGGTCTGGATATCAGTGAGCATGGTACTTACGGATACCCTGAACAAATGAAATTGATCGCAGATTCGGAATCCAAAACCCTTAAACAATAA
- a CDS encoding DUF294 nucleotidyltransferase-like domain-containing protein, with amino-acid sequence MELTDEYNEESFRTIVLAGSSEELRERRVACQKVLLEQLNVIPIEEWMFRVNTMHDLIAQTAVLICEAQMKEAGYGPPPCAYSFIVFGSSGRQEATLWSDQDNGLIVEGEPDGEKNRYFEFFGTLLSDMLEEVGYERCAGKVMCSQVMWRKTLSEWIEQLDSWRNQLEWEPIRYLIISSDMRHVAGSVELSAKWQEAFYEGFADNEQLSNAVLRNTVRHKATLNLLGQVLTERFGDYAGGFDVKYGVYIPLVNIVRRLSLLHGIRAGSTLERIEALDRLGKYQHLEDIRRAFLLAMRLRVNTPYSVQDGLLISSDYVAESELKNKQLLSELRESLLLVRRLHRALQRQLRSAERWRS; translated from the coding sequence ATGGAGTTAACAGATGAGTATAATGAAGAAAGCTTTAGGACCATCGTATTGGCCGGTTCGTCAGAGGAGCTTAGGGAGAGGCGTGTTGCCTGTCAAAAAGTACTTCTCGAACAGTTGAATGTTATTCCTATAGAGGAATGGATGTTCCGTGTGAATACTATGCATGATCTTATTGCCCAAACCGCAGTACTCATATGTGAGGCGCAGATGAAAGAGGCGGGCTATGGCCCGCCTCCCTGTGCTTATTCCTTTATTGTGTTTGGCAGCAGTGGGAGACAGGAGGCAACGCTTTGGAGCGATCAGGATAATGGCCTGATAGTCGAAGGAGAGCCTGATGGGGAAAAAAATCGCTATTTCGAATTTTTCGGAACTTTGTTATCCGATATGCTTGAAGAAGTAGGGTATGAGAGATGTGCGGGGAAGGTGATGTGCTCCCAAGTTATGTGGCGTAAGACATTATCTGAATGGATAGAGCAGCTTGATAGCTGGAGAAATCAGTTGGAATGGGAGCCGATCCGGTATCTTATTATCTCTTCTGATATGCGTCATGTGGCAGGAAGCGTGGAGTTATCAGCGAAGTGGCAAGAAGCTTTCTATGAAGGCTTTGCGGACAATGAGCAGCTGTCTAATGCTGTTCTTCGCAATACAGTACGCCATAAAGCGACTTTGAATTTACTGGGACAGGTGTTAACAGAACGGTTTGGTGATTATGCAGGCGGATTTGATGTTAAGTATGGGGTCTATATTCCGTTAGTGAACATTGTTAGACGGTTGTCCTTACTACATGGCATTAGAGCTGGCTCGACATTAGAGCGGATTGAAGCGCTTGATAGGCTTGGGAAATATCAACATTTAGAGGATATTCGCAGAGCTTTCTTGTTAGCAATGCGGTTGCGAGTGAACACGCCATATAGTGTTCAGGACGGATTGTTAATCAGCAGTGATTATGTAGCTGAGAGTGAATTGAAGAATAAGCAGCTGCTGTCTGAGCTGCGTGAAAGCCTGCTGCTTGTCAGACGCCTTCATCGGGCGCTGCAGCGTCAGCTCCGCTCAGCGGAAAGGTGGCGGTCATGA
- a CDS encoding exonuclease domain-containing protein — protein sequence MREPNKSGGFWSNLRQGGMPSAIASMRGGETAQQTAQQMAFIRSLMREKRRPEVLHTPLSELETVIFDLETTGFSHQHGDEIMSFGAVKVVGEQIKEEECFYTLVNCQTAIPEDITRLTGITEEMTQSAPSLMDGLHNFMSFVGQNVLVAHASSHDKAFLNAALWKTSKVQLTHRVLDTMMLARWLEPQRSNYSLDELLYVHEIPIHGRHHALEDAKMTAQLWVIYLREISERGQVDTLGDLYAYLSRT from the coding sequence ATGAGGGAGCCGAACAAAAGCGGAGGATTCTGGAGTAATCTAAGACAAGGTGGAATGCCCTCGGCTATCGCTTCGATGAGAGGTGGGGAAACTGCGCAACAGACTGCGCAGCAAATGGCCTTTATTCGATCTTTGATGCGAGAGAAGCGGCGTCCTGAGGTCCTGCATACCCCATTGTCTGAACTAGAGACAGTGATCTTTGATTTAGAGACGACAGGCTTTTCCCATCAGCATGGGGATGAGATTATGTCTTTTGGAGCCGTCAAGGTTGTTGGAGAGCAGATTAAAGAAGAAGAATGCTTTTATACACTGGTGAACTGTCAGACGGCTATTCCGGAGGATATTACAAGGCTGACTGGGATTACGGAAGAAATGACACAATCCGCTCCCTCCTTAATGGATGGTCTTCATAATTTTATGTCCTTTGTAGGTCAGAATGTGCTGGTGGCACATGCAAGCTCACATGATAAGGCTTTTCTTAATGCTGCTTTATGGAAAACCTCTAAAGTTCAGCTTACACACCGTGTGCTGGACACGATGATGTTAGCGCGTTGGCTTGAGCCACAACGAAGTAATTATTCGCTGGATGAGCTGCTATATGTGCACGAAATTCCGATTCATGGCCGTCATCATGCCTTGGAAGACGCAAAGATGACAGCGCAGCTGTGGGTGATCTACCTTCGGGAAATTTCGGAGCGCGGCCAAGTGGATACCTTGGGAGATCTCTATGCTTATTTAAGTAGAACGTGA
- a CDS encoding M67 family metallopeptidase → MAAFQGNVQPIRLKYSVQQALGKHLLSCYPHEACGVLLGAAAAGGMLIDTYVPLRNVAPDPLHTFTPHPEEWINVLYNEPTIIGLFHSHPHSAPIPSVADYKGLTALGPEFALYLIGSPNTKDSGNPILNGFYIERLPDDHGNLSRGLSQAPLHVLLK, encoded by the coding sequence ATGGCAGCATTCCAGGGAAATGTCCAGCCAATAAGACTGAAATATTCCGTACAGCAAGCACTGGGGAAGCACCTGCTGTCCTGTTATCCGCATGAAGCATGCGGAGTCCTGCTGGGTGCTGCCGCAGCGGGTGGCATGCTCATTGATACTTACGTACCCTTGCGCAACGTAGCGCCAGACCCGCTGCACACCTTCACTCCCCACCCCGAAGAGTGGATTAATGTTCTTTACAACGAACCGACAATCATCGGTCTATTTCATTCCCACCCACATTCAGCACCTATCCCTTCAGTTGCCGATTATAAAGGATTAACAGCACTAGGACCTGAGTTTGCCCTCTATCTTATAGGTTCTCCCAACACCAAAGACAGCGGCAATCCAATTCTGAACGGATTTTATATTGAGCGTTTGCCTGATGACCACGGTAATTTGTCCCGCGGTTTATCCCAAGCCCCGCTTCACGTTCTACTTAAATAA
- a CDS encoding TlpA family protein disulfide reductase, whose translation MTMKASNKLNITVLLIVVCVAAFAVWHNREPKAEAVLAQQNELPMKSGPKAGLRAPSFSLQGTDGTTYVVDGPRDKAVILNFWASWCDPCQQEAPELNTMATKYKDVLDIYGINVSSQDYKPNAERFIKKYGLVFPVMFDVKDEVYSKYNGAVFPTNVLIDKNGVISEIILGILSPEELEKKIIKLTES comes from the coding sequence ATGACTATGAAAGCAAGTAACAAATTAAATATAACAGTATTGCTCATAGTTGTATGTGTTGCTGCGTTTGCGGTGTGGCATAATCGTGAGCCAAAAGCAGAAGCTGTGCTTGCGCAGCAAAATGAGCTGCCGATGAAGAGTGGACCTAAGGCTGGACTGCGTGCACCTTCGTTTTCACTTCAGGGAACAGATGGGACTACCTATGTTGTTGATGGCCCCAGAGATAAAGCGGTAATCCTTAATTTCTGGGCTTCATGGTGTGATCCCTGCCAGCAGGAAGCTCCTGAACTTAATACCATGGCCACTAAGTATAAGGATGTTCTAGATATTTACGGTATTAATGTGAGCAGTCAGGATTATAAACCCAATGCTGAACGTTTTATCAAGAAATACGGTCTTGTGTTTCCGGTTATGTTTGATGTAAAAGATGAGGTGTACAGCAAATATAATGGAGCTGTTTTTCCCACCAATGTGCTCATAGATAAGAATGGAGTGATCTCCGAGATTATTTTAGGTATTCTTAGCCCTGAAGAGTTGGAAAAGAAAATAATCAAGCTTACCGAATCATGA